In Fodinibius salicampi, the genomic window AAGCCTTACGGGCCGGGTCAGCATGGAAGATCCAGGTATTCCCGGAAATCTGAATATGCAATTCAGCTCGAAGAAAAGCAGAAAGCCAAATACACTTACGGGCTGTTGGAAAAACAGTTCTCAAACTTATTCGATAAGGCGAATGCCAAGGATGGTGTAACTGGCGATATACTGCTTCAGTACTTAGAAAGTCGTTTGGACAATACCGTTTACCGTCTTGGTTTTGCGAGAACGCGTCGACAAGCCCGACAATTGGTGAGTCATAAACATATAGTAGTAAATGGAGAGGTGGTGAATATTCCCTCCTATCAACTTAAGCCGGGTGATGTAGTAAGTGTACGTCCTAAGGCTAAAAATTTGGAAGTAATTAACAATTCTCTGGAACATGCTCCTACCACAAAATACAAGTGGATTGAGATTGATAAAAAGGAGATGTCAGGTAAGTTTTTAAATCTTCCTGAAGTCGAGGATATT contains:
- the rpsD gene encoding 30S ribosomal protein S4, producing MARYTGPKQKKARRFREPIFGPSKALERKPYGPGQHGRSRYSRKSEYAIQLEEKQKAKYTYGLLEKQFSNLFDKANAKDGVTGDILLQYLESRLDNTVYRLGFARTRRQARQLVSHKHIVVNGEVVNIPSYQLKPGDVVSVRPKAKNLEVINNSLEHAPTTKYKWIEIDKKEMSGKFLNLPEVEDIPENINVQLIVELYSK